The Primulina tabacum isolate GXHZ01 chromosome 16, ASM2559414v2, whole genome shotgun sequence genome window below encodes:
- the LOC142529961 gene encoding putative germin-like protein 9-2 → MSFSKKMIFLVLVALTISQTAKAGDPDILTDFILPPNLSQVDGNFFTFTGLRSLVSDPIPPSFKVLKANMEQLPALNGQSVSGAVLVYPGQSVNPVHTHPRSAELLFVIMGSLEVGFVDSKNKLYTQTLQTGDMFVFPKGLVHYQYNADSKNPAIAISAFGSANPGTVSLPNTLFNSTIDDSVLAMSFKTDVATISKIKAGLQG, encoded by the coding sequence ATGTCTTTCAGCAAGAAAATGATCTTCCTAGTACTAGTTGCACTTACAATATCCCAAACGGCAAAGGCAGGAGATCCTGATATCCTCACCGACTTTATCCTACCACCAAACTTGTCCCAAGTCGATGGAAACTTCTTCACATTCACCGGTCTCCGATCACTTGTTTCCGACCCAATCCCTCCATCCTTCAAAGTTTTAAAAGCAAACATGGAACAACTCCCTGCCCTAAACGGACAGAGTGTATCCGGTGCTGTCTTAGTATACCCGGGCCAATCCGTAAACCCAGTTCACACGCACCCCCGATCCGCCGAGCTCTTGTTCGTGATCATGGGTTCATTGGAGGTCGGATTTGTGGATTCAAAAAATAAGCTCTACACTCAAACTTTGCAAACAGGTGACATGTTTGTGTTTCCTAAAGGACTGGTTCATTACCAGTATAATGCTGATTCCAAGAATCCGGCCATCGCTATTTCTGCATTCGGGAGCGCTAATCCGGGCACTGTTTCTTTGCCAAACACCCTGTTTAATTCCACCATTGATGACAGTGTTTTGGCTATGTCTTTCAAGACTGATGTCGCCACCATTTCGAAGATTAAGGCAGGGTTACAGGGATGA